The following are encoded together in the Fimbriiglobus ruber genome:
- a CDS encoding DUF1559 domain-containing protein, translating to MHALSHRRSAFTLIELLVVIAIIAILIGLLLPAVQKVRDAAARAQCSNNLKQLGLAALNYESTYSFLPPAAKWSYDAGTILGFDDDNPNPPTSRAQALALGDQISGTSYTRYSVFVYLLPYIERNDLYSRWDLTWQWNSSSGPNFALLPNRVKTFECPASPQSGSRVDPSSGNANAATTDYAPCTGVNPNIGSAGIVAPRGFYAGYFKNIYPITQKATKLTDITDGTSNTLGFIESAGRPLLYIGNQPAPTTQLFDESNPDETSSSKLMAAGYVTGGPWSQPRIQTKISGWNKATNTYYGNCWVNCTNSEEIYSFHTGGANVSLGDGSVRFLTASISSETVVSLATRAAGDIPGSNY from the coding sequence ATGCACGCACTGTCCCATCGCCGGTCGGCGTTTACGCTGATCGAACTGCTTGTGGTAATCGCAATTATCGCCATCCTGATCGGCCTCCTGTTGCCCGCCGTACAGAAAGTCCGAGACGCCGCTGCGCGGGCGCAGTGTTCCAACAATCTGAAGCAACTGGGCCTGGCTGCCCTGAATTACGAGAGCACCTACAGCTTTCTACCTCCCGCCGCGAAATGGTCATACGACGCGGGCACCATCCTGGGGTTCGACGACGACAACCCGAACCCGCCGACGAGTCGAGCGCAAGCCCTGGCCCTGGGGGACCAAATCTCGGGTACCTCTTACACGCGGTACTCGGTCTTTGTTTACTTGCTCCCGTACATCGAGCGAAATGACCTCTATAGCCGGTGGGACCTGACCTGGCAGTGGAATTCCAGCAGTGGGCCGAACTTTGCTCTGTTGCCAAACCGAGTCAAGACCTTCGAGTGCCCGGCGTCTCCCCAATCCGGAAGCCGGGTCGATCCTTCGAGCGGCAATGCGAACGCCGCGACGACCGACTACGCACCGTGCACTGGGGTCAATCCGAATATCGGGAGCGCGGGGATCGTCGCACCGAGGGGTTTTTACGCCGGGTACTTCAAAAACATTTACCCGATCACGCAGAAGGCGACCAAGTTGACGGATATCACTGACGGGACTTCAAACACGCTCGGATTCATCGAGTCGGCAGGGCGGCCTCTGCTCTATATCGGGAACCAGCCGGCCCCCACAACGCAACTCTTCGACGAGAGCAATCCGGACGAGACTAGCAGCAGCAAGTTAATGGCGGCCGGGTACGTGACCGGCGGCCCGTGGTCTCAACCCCGCATCCAGACCAAAATCTCCGGCTGGAACAAGGCCACGAACACTTATTACGGCAACTGCTGGGTGAACTGCACCAACTCGGAAGAGATCTACTCGTTCCACACCGGTGGGGCCAACGTCAGCCTGGGGGACGGCTCGGTCCGGTTCCTGACCGCGAGCATCTCGAGCGAGACCGTCGTGTCCCTGGCCACCCGGGCCGCGGGAGACATCCCCGGTAGTAACTACTGA
- a CDS encoding PSD1 and planctomycete cytochrome C domain-containing protein: MLSRQCYECHSGSVQARGGLRLDTREGIQIGGQRGPALNLDKPEESQLLLALSHTQRPRMPPAGKLDDGLIADFTAWVKMGAPDPRVATARKVPGEEIDLAKARKEGWVYQPPKKPAVPDEGKDWAWSPIDQFVRAKQANGIHPVADAPPLVWLRRVTYDLVGLPPTVDQIADIEKDSSRAAREKIVDKLLASAQFGERWGRHWLDIARYAESTGKERNFIYPQAWRYRDYVIDAFSQDKPYDRFLREQIAGDLLPADSPAERDRNRIATGYLALGPKGMNDRNRESFVLDIADEQIENVGRGVLALSIGCARCHEHKFDPIRMSDYYALAGIFRSSETRAGVMNRQFQAGRADLLLPLLNVSTVVVDPKLTAEIAVAEKDVAARREALGLPNFGAVGAPTGQPGQPGRPARPTAAPTGPPGQAVRSAANGQAEVDPKRVALLDEFRKANDRLFALQTKAGRTGELTLAAGVVDRPDPHDIPIRHRGEVDQFGPIVHRGFPKVIEIANPPGIDDKESGRRQLADWLTRPDHPLTSRVIVNRIWAKLLGVGIVPTLDDFGDQGQKPTHPELLDFLAVRLIERGWSVKTAIKEIVLTRTYQLSGADDAGNLAKDEANVFLWRWNRKRLDAESLRDTTLVATGQLDLNRPVGSPVGQLGLRELGTNTDFGPIQTPSRHRSVYLPVVRHKSPEPLALFDLPDPSLVVGQRETTTSPGQALYLLNSPFSLTQARHLAKKLLDIKDADDSARVERAFLAVLARKPTSVERDRVLKFLAEWPTKSADTSEARELAAWTSFAQALLALPEFRYLF, encoded by the coding sequence GTGTTATCTAGACAATGTTATGAGTGTCACTCGGGTAGTGTCCAGGCCCGCGGCGGTCTTCGTCTGGACACCCGAGAAGGGATTCAGATCGGCGGCCAACGGGGGCCGGCGCTCAACCTCGACAAGCCCGAGGAAAGTCAGCTGCTCCTGGCCCTGTCGCACACCCAACGACCTCGGATGCCTCCGGCCGGTAAACTCGACGACGGGCTAATCGCAGACTTTACCGCGTGGGTAAAAATGGGTGCGCCGGACCCTCGTGTCGCCACCGCGCGGAAGGTGCCCGGCGAGGAAATCGACCTCGCGAAAGCCCGTAAGGAGGGGTGGGTGTATCAGCCTCCGAAGAAGCCGGCTGTCCCGGACGAGGGTAAAGATTGGGCCTGGTCTCCGATCGACCAGTTCGTCCGGGCGAAGCAAGCCAATGGGATCCACCCGGTCGCGGACGCTCCTCCGCTCGTTTGGCTTCGGCGCGTGACCTACGACCTCGTGGGCTTACCCCCGACGGTAGACCAGATCGCCGATATCGAGAAGGATTCATCGCGAGCCGCACGGGAAAAAATTGTCGACAAGTTGTTGGCGAGCGCGCAGTTTGGGGAGCGGTGGGGTCGGCACTGGCTGGACATCGCTCGGTACGCTGAAAGTACCGGTAAGGAGCGAAACTTCATCTACCCCCAGGCGTGGCGATATCGCGATTATGTGATCGACGCGTTTAGCCAGGACAAGCCATACGACCGGTTCCTGCGCGAGCAGATCGCGGGTGACCTCCTACCCGCCGATTCGCCAGCCGAACGGGACCGCAACCGCATAGCGACCGGCTACCTGGCCCTCGGGCCGAAAGGGATGAACGATCGGAACCGAGAATCGTTCGTTCTCGACATCGCCGACGAGCAGATCGAGAACGTCGGCCGCGGAGTACTCGCGCTATCAATCGGGTGTGCCCGCTGCCACGAGCATAAGTTCGACCCGATTCGTATGTCTGATTACTACGCGCTGGCGGGCATCTTCCGAAGCAGTGAGACCAGGGCCGGGGTGATGAATCGACAGTTCCAGGCCGGCCGGGCCGACCTGTTGCTACCTCTTCTCAATGTTTCGACCGTGGTAGTGGATCCGAAACTGACGGCCGAGATCGCGGTCGCGGAGAAAGACGTGGCGGCCCGGCGGGAGGCGCTCGGCTTGCCGAATTTTGGGGCCGTTGGCGCTCCCACCGGTCAACCCGGCCAACCGGGTCGCCCTGCCCGGCCCACCGCCGCTCCCACCGGCCCACCAGGTCAAGCGGTTCGTTCTGCCGCGAATGGGCAGGCCGAGGTCGATCCCAAACGGGTGGCACTACTGGACGAGTTCCGCAAGGCAAATGATCGGCTGTTCGCACTCCAGACCAAAGCCGGGCGGACGGGTGAGTTAACTCTGGCCGCCGGGGTGGTCGACAGGCCTGACCCGCACGACATCCCGATCCGCCACCGGGGTGAAGTGGACCAGTTCGGGCCGATTGTTCATCGCGGTTTTCCGAAAGTGATCGAAATAGCGAACCCGCCCGGGATCGACGATAAAGAAAGCGGCCGACGGCAGCTCGCCGACTGGCTCACCCGCCCGGACCACCCGCTCACCTCGCGGGTCATCGTCAACCGAATCTGGGCAAAACTCCTTGGCGTCGGTATCGTTCCCACGTTAGACGACTTCGGCGACCAGGGGCAGAAGCCGACGCACCCCGAACTGCTCGACTTCCTGGCCGTCCGCCTCATCGAACGGGGTTGGTCGGTCAAGACGGCAATCAAGGAAATCGTACTCACACGGACGTATCAACTGAGTGGGGCCGACGACGCCGGCAATCTGGCTAAGGACGAAGCGAACGTCTTCCTGTGGCGGTGGAACCGTAAGCGACTCGACGCCGAATCGCTGCGGGACACGACTCTCGTCGCCACCGGCCAACTCGACCTGAACCGGCCGGTTGGGTCTCCGGTCGGCCAGCTGGGGCTTCGAGAACTCGGGACCAACACTGACTTCGGCCCGATCCAGACGCCGTCCCGCCACCGCAGTGTCTATCTGCCGGTCGTCCGCCACAAGAGCCCGGAACCGCTGGCACTGTTCGACCTCCCGGACCCGAGCCTGGTCGTCGGTCAGCGCGAGACGACGACTAGCCCTGGTCAGGCGCTCTACCTGCTGAACAGCCCCTTCTCCCTGACGCAAGCCCGCCATCTCGCCAAGAAGCTACTGGACATCAAGGACGCAGACGATTCGGCTCGCGTCGAACGGGCATTCCTGGCCGTTCTGGCCCGGAAGCCGACTTCTGTCGAGCGGGATCGTGTGTTGAAGTTCCTGGCCGAATGGCCGACCAAGAGTGCCGATACGTCCGAGGCTCGCGAACTCGCGGCCTGGACGAGCTTTGCACAGGCTCTCCTGGCCCTCCCGGAATTCCGCTACCTGTTCTGA
- a CDS encoding ISAs1 family transposase, with protein sequence MDTTPPAPFVEAFRTLVDPRRPGRTLAHNLHEILTIALCAAIGGANDWVAVETFGRAKIGWFRRFLPLVHGIPSHDTFGRVFAHLKPAAFQACFGQWIADVCGKLGRAHIAIDGKRLAGSEDAGAGVTALHLVSAWATDARLSLGQVAVDDKSNEITAIPKLLELIEISGALVSIDAMGCQKEIATTIRAEGAITCSR encoded by the coding sequence ATGGACACGACTCCTCCCGCGCCCTTCGTTGAGGCCTTCCGCACCTTGGTGGACCCGCGCCGCCCGGGGCGGACGTTGGCTCACAACTTGCACGAGATTCTGACCATCGCCCTGTGCGCGGCCATCGGCGGGGCCAACGATTGGGTCGCCGTCGAAACGTTCGGCCGGGCCAAGATCGGGTGGTTCCGGCGGTTCCTCCCACTGGTCCACGGGATCCCGTCCCACGACACTTTCGGGCGGGTGTTTGCCCATCTCAAACCGGCCGCGTTTCAGGCGTGCTTCGGTCAATGGATCGCCGACGTGTGCGGGAAACTCGGACGCGCGCACATCGCGATCGATGGCAAGCGGTTGGCCGGATCGGAGGACGCCGGGGCCGGGGTCACGGCACTCCACTTGGTCAGCGCGTGGGCCACCGATGCCCGCCTGAGTCTCGGCCAAGTGGCCGTCGACGACAAGTCGAACGAGATCACCGCGATCCCGAAGTTGTTGGAATTGATTGAGATCTCGGGGGCGTTGGTGAGTATCGACGCCATGGGCTGCCAGAAGGAGATCGCCACCACGATCCGTGCCGAGGGGGCGATTACCTGCTCGCGGTAA
- a CDS encoding DUF1501 domain-containing protein, which produces MTSFFSPVSSRRQWLRTTACGFGSLALADILAGERAHASDTLPKPHHTPKAKRMIFVFLQGSPSQVDTFDYKPRLQKDNGNLVSPGSGNPHKYLGSPWKFSQYGQAGHWISELYPHVAKHADKLCFLKSLTTDIPNHPQAVLQMHTGAFRFARPSFGSWLLYGLGTENKELPGFLVLNPLIRVGGAQNYGNAFLPARYQAARIGTEGQSIAKASLGYVRNPQWDGGEQRRQLDLLADLEKSRSGQTSNDADLEGVIQSYELGFRMQGSLPKLFDLSTESQTTLDQYGVGKEATDDFGRQCLLARRAVESGVRFVEVTSTGWDHHRNLRRDMVRGTTAVDQPVGALLGDLEKRGLLKDTLVLFGGEFGRQPIGQSDDGRDHQVDGFTMWMAGAGVKPGFTYGATDEFGQKVAENKIHIHDLNATLLHLLGLDHEKLTYRYSGRDFRLTDVFGKVIDEIIA; this is translated from the coding sequence ATGACCTCGTTCTTTAGCCCCGTTTCCTCGCGTCGGCAGTGGCTCCGGACTACGGCCTGCGGATTCGGCTCCCTGGCCCTCGCCGACATACTGGCCGGCGAGCGAGCCCATGCCTCCGACACGCTCCCGAAGCCACACCACACGCCGAAGGCCAAGCGGATGATCTTTGTCTTCCTGCAAGGTTCTCCCTCGCAGGTGGACACGTTTGACTACAAGCCCCGTCTTCAGAAGGATAACGGCAACCTGGTTTCCCCTGGGAGCGGCAACCCGCACAAATACCTCGGCTCCCCCTGGAAGTTCAGCCAATACGGGCAAGCCGGGCACTGGATCTCCGAGTTGTACCCGCACGTGGCGAAGCACGCCGACAAATTGTGCTTCTTGAAGAGCCTGACGACCGACATTCCGAACCACCCGCAGGCGGTGTTGCAGATGCACACCGGTGCGTTCCGGTTCGCCCGCCCATCGTTCGGGTCCTGGCTGCTGTACGGCCTCGGGACCGAGAACAAGGAACTTCCCGGGTTCCTGGTCCTCAACCCACTGATTCGCGTCGGCGGGGCGCAGAATTACGGGAACGCCTTCCTCCCGGCCCGGTATCAGGCCGCCCGAATCGGCACCGAAGGCCAGTCGATCGCCAAAGCTTCGCTCGGATATGTCCGCAATCCGCAATGGGACGGCGGCGAGCAGCGACGGCAACTCGATCTCCTCGCGGACCTGGAGAAATCCCGCTCGGGACAGACAAGCAACGACGCCGATCTGGAAGGGGTAATTCAGTCCTACGAGCTGGGCTTCCGCATGCAGGGGTCACTCCCGAAACTGTTCGATCTGTCGACGGAAAGCCAGACGACGCTGGACCAGTACGGCGTCGGAAAGGAAGCGACGGACGACTTCGGCCGTCAGTGCCTCCTGGCTCGACGGGCGGTCGAGTCCGGCGTGCGGTTCGTCGAAGTTACCTCGACCGGGTGGGACCACCACCGCAACCTGCGGCGAGACATGGTGCGGGGGACCACCGCGGTCGATCAACCGGTCGGAGCCCTGCTCGGTGACCTCGAGAAGCGAGGACTGCTCAAGGACACGCTGGTATTGTTCGGCGGTGAGTTCGGGCGGCAGCCGATTGGTCAGTCCGACGACGGCCGCGATCACCAGGTGGACGGGTTCACCATGTGGATGGCTGGCGCCGGGGTCAAACCGGGATTCACCTACGGTGCAACGGACGAATTCGGCCAGAAGGTTGCGGAAAACAAGATCCACATCCACGATCTGAACGCGACCCTGCTCCATCTCCTGGGGCTGGACCATGAGAAACTGACGTACCGATACTCGGGGCGGGATTTCCGCTTGACCGACGTTTTCGGCAAAGTGATCGACGAAATCATTGCCTGA
- a CDS encoding SNF2-related protein: MTLTDFHSAFFAHELTKRCPSDSIEKFAGALVDAQVTLHPHQVEAALFAFRSPLSRGAMLADEVGLGKTIEAGLVISQKWAERRRKLLVITPSNLRKQWHQELQEKFFLPCRILEAKSYKAAIKSGTPSPFEPTDAVVICSYQFAKAKAADLTAVPWDLVVIDEAHRLRNVYKPSNVIANVLKNALVAAPKLLLTATPLQNSLLELFGLVSFIDEHAFGDLKSFREQFANLSEEEVFEALKARLRPICHRSLRRQVVEYVPFTKRHAMVEEFTPADNEDLLYNEVSAYLRRDNLQALPASQRSLMTMVLRKLLASSTFAIAGALDTLIVRLKGKVAKKPPAKSLEEEMEEEYESLDETAEEWGDEEDDDAPLSESDRAAIDQEVRDLEGFRDLALNITQNAKGLALLTALGKAFEEADRLGAARKAIIFTESRKTQDYLLRLLGNSPYRDGIVLFNGSNADNGSKAIYTEWVKKHAGTEKISGSRTADMRSALVEYFRDEGSIMIATEAGAEGINLQFCSLVVNYDLPWNPQRIEQRIGRCHRYGQKFDVVVVNFINLNNEADRRVFELLDEKFKLFEGVFGASDEVLGAIESGVDFEKRIAGIYQGCRTAQEISDSFVHLQRELTSQINDAMTKTRRQLLENFDDEVHEKLRISKNESDGYQTRYERMLMRMTRHELNGHAKFDADDTAFNLCANPFPDLQMPMGRYELPRRSGESHLYRIGHSLAQRLLHQAREKVLPPAEIVFDYAGALPRVAAFQPYRNLSGELLVQRLSIESMDQGEDHMMVAAITDEGTILAADFACKFFLMAASEVIDRPEFTPDARLVAEIERQQSDIRRTISERNGKLFEEEASKLDGWADDLKVGLEREIRDLDRQLKEAKRAASAALTLEEKLAGQRQVRTLESLRNAKRKSLFAAQDEIEARRDSLIRKVEGKLEQTVSQRTIFSARWRLI, encoded by the coding sequence ATGACGCTGACCGACTTCCACAGCGCGTTCTTCGCCCACGAACTTACCAAACGATGCCCCTCCGACAGCATCGAGAAGTTCGCCGGTGCCCTCGTCGATGCTCAGGTCACGCTTCACCCCCACCAAGTCGAGGCTGCCCTATTCGCGTTCCGCTCGCCACTGTCCAGAGGCGCGATGCTGGCGGACGAGGTCGGGCTGGGAAAAACGATCGAGGCCGGGCTGGTGATCTCCCAGAAATGGGCAGAGCGCAGGCGCAAGCTTCTCGTCATCACCCCGTCGAATCTCCGCAAGCAGTGGCACCAAGAGCTTCAGGAGAAGTTCTTCCTGCCCTGCCGCATCCTCGAAGCGAAGTCTTACAAGGCCGCGATCAAGAGCGGCACGCCATCGCCATTTGAGCCTACCGACGCGGTGGTGATCTGCTCGTACCAGTTCGCGAAGGCCAAGGCCGCCGACCTTACCGCCGTGCCATGGGATCTCGTCGTCATCGACGAAGCCCACCGGCTGAGGAACGTCTACAAACCGTCGAACGTGATCGCCAACGTCCTGAAGAACGCACTGGTCGCCGCTCCGAAGCTCCTTCTGACAGCCACACCCCTTCAGAACTCCCTGCTCGAACTGTTCGGGCTGGTGAGTTTCATCGACGAGCACGCCTTCGGAGACCTGAAGAGCTTTCGGGAACAGTTCGCCAACCTGAGCGAAGAGGAAGTTTTCGAGGCGCTCAAAGCACGGCTACGGCCAATCTGCCACCGAAGCCTCCGGCGGCAGGTGGTCGAGTACGTGCCGTTCACGAAGCGCCACGCGATGGTTGAGGAGTTTACGCCAGCGGACAACGAAGACCTGCTCTACAACGAGGTTTCCGCGTACCTCCGGCGCGACAACCTGCAAGCACTTCCCGCAAGCCAGCGATCCCTGATGACGATGGTGCTCCGCAAGCTCCTTGCGTCGTCCACGTTCGCTATCGCAGGGGCGCTGGACACATTGATCGTCCGACTCAAGGGGAAGGTTGCCAAAAAGCCCCCTGCGAAGTCGCTCGAAGAGGAGATGGAGGAGGAATACGAAAGCCTCGACGAGACGGCGGAAGAGTGGGGGGATGAAGAGGACGACGATGCCCCGCTTTCTGAGAGTGACCGGGCCGCGATCGATCAAGAAGTCCGCGACCTCGAAGGCTTCCGCGACCTCGCGCTGAACATCACCCAGAACGCGAAAGGCCTCGCGCTGCTGACGGCGCTCGGGAAAGCGTTCGAGGAAGCAGATCGGCTCGGGGCAGCCCGCAAAGCGATCATTTTCACCGAATCACGGAAGACCCAGGACTACCTCCTGCGGCTTTTGGGCAACAGCCCGTATCGAGATGGCATCGTCCTGTTCAACGGGTCGAACGCGGATAACGGATCGAAGGCGATCTACACCGAGTGGGTGAAAAAACACGCGGGTACCGAAAAGATCTCGGGCTCCAGAACCGCCGACATGCGGTCTGCCCTCGTGGAATACTTCCGCGACGAAGGCTCGATAATGATCGCCACCGAGGCCGGGGCTGAGGGCATCAACCTCCAGTTCTGTTCCCTCGTCGTGAACTACGACCTGCCGTGGAACCCCCAGCGGATCGAACAGCGGATCGGGCGCTGCCACCGTTACGGCCAGAAGTTCGACGTGGTGGTGGTCAACTTCATCAACCTGAACAACGAGGCCGACCGCCGCGTCTTCGAGCTTCTGGATGAGAAGTTCAAACTCTTCGAGGGCGTGTTCGGAGCGAGCGATGAGGTGCTGGGGGCTATCGAGTCTGGAGTCGATTTCGAGAAGCGAATTGCCGGCATCTACCAAGGCTGCCGGACGGCTCAGGAGATTTCCGATTCGTTCGTCCACCTCCAGCGGGAACTCACATCGCAGATAAACGATGCGATGACCAAAACCCGTCGCCAGCTCCTCGAAAATTTCGACGATGAGGTTCACGAAAAGCTGAGGATCAGCAAGAACGAAAGCGATGGGTATCAGACCCGCTACGAGCGGATGCTGATGCGGATGACGCGCCACGAGCTGAACGGGCACGCCAAATTCGATGCGGACGACACGGCGTTCAATCTCTGCGCGAACCCGTTCCCCGATCTGCAGATGCCGATGGGGCGGTATGAACTGCCGAGGCGAAGCGGCGAATCGCACCTGTACCGGATCGGTCACTCGCTTGCACAAAGGCTGCTTCACCAAGCCCGCGAAAAGGTTCTGCCCCCGGCCGAGATCGTCTTCGATTACGCAGGGGCACTGCCGCGAGTTGCGGCCTTTCAGCCGTACAGGAATCTGTCGGGTGAACTGCTGGTTCAGCGGCTGAGCATAGAATCGATGGATCAGGGCGAAGACCATATGATGGTCGCTGCCATTACGGACGAAGGAACGATTCTCGCCGCCGACTTCGCCTGCAAGTTCTTCCTCATGGCCGCGTCGGAGGTCATCGACAGGCCTGAGTTCACACCGGACGCACGCCTCGTTGCCGAGATCGAGCGGCAGCAATCGGACATCAGGCGAACGATTTCCGAGCGGAACGGCAAGCTGTTCGAGGAAGAAGCCTCGAAGCTTGATGGGTGGGCTGATGACCTCAAGGTCGGACTGGAACGGGAAATCAGGGATCTGGACAGGCAACTGAAGGAAGCCAAGAGGGCTGCTTCGGCTGCTCTGACGCTTGAAGAGAAGCTGGCCGGGCAGAGACAGGTCAGAACGCTCGAATCGCTAAGGAATGCAAAGCGCAAGTCGCTGTTCGCCGCGCAGGACGAGATTGAAGCTCGACGTGACTCGCTCATCAGGAAGGTGGAAGGCAAGCTGGAGCAAACCGTCAGTCAGCGAACAATATTCTCGGCGCGGTGGAGGCTGATATGA
- a CDS encoding sulfurtransferase — translation MLTRILKGTLPVLAMLAMLVTARAADEPQKGSPLITQEKLQGELKDATIRLLDARLKAEYEKGHIPGAVWVDTKALQALARPESITNETAWASALAPLGLGADIRVVFIYDNARQHDAARVWWSLVYAGVPRVGLVDGGFDRWTKDKRPVSTEPAKVSLAQFRPQLHDKSLASRDEVGKAESNVLDARSAEEYSGERKSRTNPTAPTGHIPGARNLDSYSLVDTDGQFLDTDSIRRRFAEAGFVTDKSVIAYSAGGNRSAIAIFALERIGVPSRHYVGGFGDWIREAKRTVVQGKNPRD, via the coding sequence ATGTTGACACGAATTCTGAAGGGCACTCTGCCCGTTCTTGCAATGTTGGCCATGCTGGTCACGGCCCGGGCGGCAGACGAACCGCAAAAGGGCTCGCCGCTCATCACCCAAGAAAAACTTCAGGGGGAGCTCAAAGACGCTACGATCCGTCTGCTCGACGCCCGCCTCAAAGCGGAGTACGAAAAGGGCCACATTCCGGGAGCCGTCTGGGTCGACACGAAAGCGCTCCAGGCTCTCGCCCGGCCAGAATCGATCACAAACGAGACGGCCTGGGCCAGCGCATTGGCGCCGTTGGGCCTCGGCGCCGACATCCGCGTCGTTTTCATCTATGACAATGCCCGCCAACACGACGCGGCACGGGTCTGGTGGTCGCTCGTGTACGCCGGCGTGCCGCGGGTGGGACTGGTTGACGGCGGGTTTGACCGATGGACGAAAGACAAGCGGCCGGTGAGTACGGAACCGGCCAAGGTCTCATTGGCCCAATTTCGCCCACAACTGCACGACAAATCCCTGGCCTCCCGCGACGAGGTCGGCAAAGCCGAATCGAACGTGCTTGACGCTCGCTCGGCCGAAGAATACAGCGGCGAGCGCAAGTCTAGAACCAATCCGACCGCCCCGACCGGGCACATCCCGGGCGCCCGAAACCTCGACAGTTATTCGCTCGTCGACACCGACGGACAATTCCTCGACACTGACTCCATCCGGCGTCGATTCGCCGAAGCCGGGTTTGTGACCGACAAGTCCGTCATTGCTTATTCGGCTGGGGGCAACAGGTCGGCGATCGCAATCTTTGCGCTGGAGCGAATCGGCGTCCCGTCCCGTCACTACGTGGGCGGCTTCGGCGACTGGATTCGAGAGGCCAAACGCACGGTTGTGCAGGGCAAGAATCCGCGCGATTGA
- a CDS encoding helix-turn-helix domain-containing protein — MPGRKPTLTPGDIARAFAGESPCDVPRILTTRQAAALCQVSVKTFYEWVAKGRLEGTFRRRGKHCLFWRDKVIDKLFNGGDWTP, encoded by the coding sequence ATGCCCGGTAGGAAGCCGACCCTCACGCCCGGTGACATTGCCCGCGCGTTCGCGGGCGAGTCGCCGTGCGATGTTCCCCGCATCCTGACCACTCGCCAGGCCGCCGCCTTGTGCCAGGTCAGCGTCAAAACCTTTTACGAGTGGGTAGCCAAGGGCCGCCTCGAAGGCACCTTCCGCCGCCGGGGCAAACACTGCTTGTTCTGGCGGGACAAGGTCATCGACAAACTCTTCAACGGAGGTGACTGGACCCCATGA
- a CDS encoding tyrosine-type recombinase/integrase, translating into MTDEPNRIKVSDRVTIYPRGRKRIWCAEFSQDGEHRRVSLKTTNKRVALDKAVRLAADLAEHTYRSPPRPVTVAQAVEDYLGYLRTEHRARKTLVKYHGIFDRFVTYLAEQRVLRLGQVTAGHFDRYRAHRQKSRHRKTVYTEGVVIKQLFRWARTRKLVTEDVLADVRLHKPPLVPKTAPTLAQVARLLAAADEPLRTYLSFLAFTGMRAGELQRLRLEDIDRTGNWVHVVSRPGHETKTRMSRKIPIHPRLQAILGIIRASGGTWLFTAAPSTKYPDGGRPISVKRLNEQFTRLAARLGLPVGRESGFVVHSLRHFFETAAVNARVPQRVVDAWLGHRSDRSMAAVYYHLGDEESHQFMGSVPFGMGEPAADAGREDAS; encoded by the coding sequence ATGACCGATGAACCCAACCGCATCAAGGTCTCAGACCGGGTGACTATCTATCCCCGGGGTCGAAAGAGGATCTGGTGTGCCGAGTTCTCCCAGGACGGTGAACACCGCCGGGTATCCCTGAAGACCACCAACAAGAGAGTTGCCCTCGATAAGGCCGTCCGTCTGGCCGCGGATCTGGCCGAGCACACCTACCGGTCTCCACCCCGGCCGGTGACCGTCGCCCAGGCGGTCGAGGACTACCTCGGGTACCTGCGGACCGAACACCGGGCCCGCAAAACCCTCGTCAAGTACCACGGGATTTTCGACCGATTCGTCACCTACCTGGCCGAGCAACGGGTTCTCCGGCTCGGCCAGGTGACGGCCGGGCATTTCGACCGCTACCGGGCCCACCGCCAGAAGTCCCGGCACCGCAAGACCGTCTACACCGAAGGTGTCGTGATCAAGCAGTTGTTCCGGTGGGCCCGGACCCGGAAACTCGTGACCGAAGACGTGCTCGCGGACGTCCGTCTGCATAAGCCGCCGCTCGTCCCGAAGACGGCCCCGACCCTGGCCCAGGTTGCCCGACTGCTCGCGGCGGCCGACGAGCCGTTGCGAACGTACCTTTCATTCCTCGCGTTTACCGGGATGCGGGCGGGCGAACTTCAGCGGCTGAGACTTGAGGATATTGACCGGACCGGAAACTGGGTCCACGTGGTCTCCCGGCCGGGGCACGAGACGAAAACCCGGATGTCACGGAAGATACCGATCCATCCCCGACTACAAGCGATCCTGGGAATAATCCGGGCGTCTGGGGGAACGTGGTTGTTCACGGCGGCCCCGAGCACAAAGTACCCGGACGGGGGTCGCCCGATTAGCGTGAAGCGATTGAACGAGCAGTTCACGCGGTTGGCCGCTCGGCTTGGGCTACCGGTCGGTCGGGAGTCGGGGTTCGTGGTCCACTCGCTCCGCCACTTTTTCGAGACGGCTGCGGTCAACGCCCGGGTCCCCCAGCGGGTGGTCGACGCGTGGCTCGGTCACCGTTCAGACCGGTCGATGGCCGCGGTCTACTACCACCTGGGGGACGAGGAATCGCACCAGTTCATGGGATCCGTCCCGTTCGGGATGGGCGAACCGGCCGCCGACGCCGGAAGGGAGGATGCGTCATGA